In Ancalomicrobiaceae bacterium S20, the following proteins share a genomic window:
- a CDS encoding SprT family zinc-dependent metalloprotease: MFGFPSSPRPRQRPLPSEVRLDLGDREVAVAVRRSERAVRYSLRLSADGEPVLTLPGRGGSFAEAVSFLERHRGWLDDRLSRRPAKVPFAPGAILPLRGRPHLVEHHAERRGTVWLDGSAEATPPTPDQDLLPKICVAGGVEHVSRRVADFLKREARADLTRAVEIHTRRLGVKAAAIRLKDTKTRWGSCTAEGELSFSWRVVLAPPHVLDYLAAHEVAHLREMNHSHRFWAHVAATCPAWREGRHWLKTQGVALHAYG; the protein is encoded by the coding sequence ATGTTCGGATTTCCGTCCTCGCCCCGTCCGCGCCAGCGCCCGCTCCCGAGCGAGGTTCGCCTCGACCTCGGCGATCGCGAAGTCGCGGTCGCGGTGCGCCGGTCGGAGCGGGCGGTGCGCTATTCGCTCCGCCTCTCGGCCGACGGCGAGCCGGTGCTGACGCTGCCCGGCCGCGGCGGTTCGTTCGCCGAGGCGGTGAGCTTTCTCGAGCGCCATCGCGGCTGGCTCGACGACCGGCTTTCGCGCCGGCCGGCCAAGGTGCCGTTCGCGCCGGGCGCGATCCTGCCCCTGCGCGGCCGGCCGCACCTGGTCGAGCATCACGCCGAGCGGCGCGGCACGGTCTGGCTCGACGGCTCTGCCGAGGCGACCCCGCCGACGCCGGACCAGGATTTGTTGCCGAAGATCTGCGTCGCCGGCGGCGTCGAGCACGTGTCGCGGCGGGTTGCCGACTTTCTCAAGCGCGAGGCGCGCGCCGATCTGACCCGCGCGGTCGAGATCCACACGCGCCGGCTCGGCGTCAAGGCTGCCGCGATCCGACTCAAGGACACCAAGACGCGTTGGGGGTCGTGCACGGCGGAGGGCGAGCTGTCGTTCTCCTGGCGCGTCGTCCTGGCGCCGCCGCACGTGCTCGACTATCTCGCCGCCCACGAGGTCGCGCACCTGCGCGAGATGAACCACTCGCACCGGTTCTGGGCCCATGTCGCCGCGACCTGCCCGGCGTGGCGCGAGGGGCGGCACTGGTTGAAGACGCAGGGCGTCGCACTCCACGCCTACGGGTAG
- a CDS encoding ABC transporter permease: MLRHWYLLSSSWPRTVELIYWPTVQLLTWGFVQLYVQSHSSFFSHAAGTFVGGILLWDVLLRSQQGFAFSFMEEMWSRNLGNLLMSPLRPSEFLVSLMIMSVVRLSIGMIPVTFIAIPLFGFNIWGLGLPLALFFLNLLLFGWAIGIMVAGVLLRQGMGAENIAWSLMFLIMPLTCVYYPVATLPGFVQPFAWALPTTFVFEGMRAIIIDGVFRADLMAGALGLNTVAMAVSVWAFFRLLRSARRAGSLLQQGE; encoded by the coding sequence ATGCTGCGGCACTGGTACCTTCTGTCGTCGTCCTGGCCGCGCACCGTCGAGCTGATCTACTGGCCGACGGTGCAGCTGCTGACCTGGGGCTTCGTCCAGCTCTACGTCCAGAGCCATTCGAGTTTCTTTTCCCATGCCGCCGGCACCTTTGTCGGCGGCATCCTGCTCTGGGATGTGCTGCTGCGCAGCCAGCAGGGCTTCGCCTTTTCCTTCATGGAGGAGATGTGGTCGCGGAACCTCGGCAATCTGCTGATGAGCCCCTTGAGGCCATCGGAGTTCCTGGTTTCGCTCATGATCATGAGCGTGGTCCGGCTGTCGATCGGCATGATCCCGGTTACCTTCATCGCGATCCCGCTGTTCGGCTTCAACATCTGGGGCCTCGGCCTGCCGCTGGCGCTGTTCTTCCTGAACCTGCTGCTGTTCGGCTGGGCGATCGGCATCATGGTCGCGGGCGTGCTGCTGCGACAGGGCATGGGCGCGGAGAACATCGCCTGGTCGCTGATGTTCCTGATCATGCCGTTGACTTGCGTCTATTACCCGGTCGCGACCCTGCCCGGCTTCGTGCAACCGTTCGCCTGGGCCCTGCCGACCACCTTCGTGTTCGAGGGCATGCGGGCGATCATCATCGACGGCGTGTTCCGCGCCGATCTGATGGCGGGCGCGCTCGGCCTCAATACGGTGGCGATGGCGGTCAGCGTCTGGGCGTTCTTCCGCCTGCTCCGATCGGCGCGCCGCGCCGGCAGCCTGCTCCAGCAGGGCGAATGA
- the hisA gene encoding 1-(5-phosphoribosyl)-5-[(5-phosphoribosylamino)methylideneamino]imidazole-4-carboxamide isomerase — protein sequence MILFPAIDLKDGQCVRLKLGDMGQATVYNDDPAAQARAFEALGFPWLHVVDLNGAFEGRSVNGSAVERILTAVDMKVQLGGGIRDMAGIAGWLERGIARVILGTVAVRDPALVREACRAFPGKIVVGIDARGGKVAVEGWAEASELDAVTLAKKFEDAGVAAIVYTDIDRDGVLKGINFDATLGLAQAVSIPVIASGGLAGMDDIERLAGPECRILEGAISGRAIYDGRLDPKLALARIAEAA from the coding sequence ATGATCCTGTTCCCGGCCATCGACCTCAAAGACGGGCAGTGTGTGCGCCTCAAGCTCGGCGACATGGGCCAGGCGACCGTCTACAACGACGATCCGGCCGCGCAGGCGCGCGCCTTCGAGGCGCTCGGCTTTCCGTGGCTGCACGTGGTCGACCTGAACGGCGCCTTCGAAGGGCGCTCGGTCAACGGTAGCGCAGTGGAGCGGATCCTGACCGCGGTCGACATGAAGGTGCAGCTCGGCGGCGGCATTCGGGACATGGCCGGCATCGCGGGCTGGCTCGAGCGCGGCATCGCCCGCGTGATCCTCGGCACGGTGGCCGTGCGCGACCCGGCGCTGGTGCGCGAGGCGTGCCGCGCCTTCCCCGGCAAGATCGTGGTCGGCATCGACGCGCGCGGCGGCAAGGTCGCGGTCGAGGGCTGGGCGGAAGCCTCCGAACTCGACGCGGTGACGCTGGCGAAGAAATTCGAGGATGCCGGGGTGGCCGCGATCGTCTATACCGACATCGACCGGGACGGGGTGCTCAAGGGTATCAATTTCGACGCGACGCTCGGGCTCGCACAAGCCGTGTCCATTCCGGTGATCGCCTCGGGCGGTCTCGCCGGCATGGACGACATCGAACGGCTGGCGGGCCCCGAATGCCGTATTCTCGAAGGCGCGATCTCGGGGCGCGCCATCTATGACGGCCGGCTCGACCCGAAGCTGGCGCTCGCTCGCATTGCCGAGGCCGCGTGA
- a CDS encoding DUF2628 domain-containing protein: MATWTVHAPPGADAGLPAHDALRFTREGFAWAALVFGPLWALWNRLWLVFLGWLVAILVIEILARVVGEPAATVASFVFAVWFALSAADLKRWTLERRGWRLVDLVEASGRDEAEKRHFDKVALSTRAGRVETPRAVAASAETETGATRRIVPPGGALPPVVGFDAGRGGRP; encoded by the coding sequence ATGGCGACCTGGACCGTGCATGCCCCGCCCGGGGCCGACGCCGGCCTGCCGGCTCATGACGCGCTGAGGTTCACCCGCGAGGGCTTCGCCTGGGCGGCGCTCGTGTTCGGTCCGCTCTGGGCGCTGTGGAACCGGCTCTGGCTGGTGTTCCTCGGCTGGCTCGTGGCTATCCTGGTAATCGAGATCCTGGCCCGCGTCGTCGGGGAGCCGGCGGCGACGGTGGCGAGCTTCGTCTTCGCCGTCTGGTTCGCCTTGTCCGCCGCCGATCTCAAGCGCTGGACGCTGGAGCGGCGCGGCTGGCGGCTCGTCGATCTCGTTGAGGCGTCGGGCCGCGACGAGGCCGAGAAGCGTCATTTCGACAAGGTCGCGCTCTCGACGCGCGCCGGTCGGGTCGAGACGCCGCGCGCCGTGGCCGCCTCCGCCGAGACCGAGACCGGTGCGACCCGTCGGATCGTGCCGCCCGGCGGCGCGCTGCCGCCGGTCGTCGGGTTCGACGCCGGCCGTGGAGGCCGGCCGTGA
- the hisB gene encoding imidazoleglycerol-phosphate dehydratase HisB has translation MRRASITRKTKETAIAVEVNLDGTGAFDIATGIGFLDHMLEQLARHSLIDITLKAEGDLHIDMHHTTEDAGIALGQAVRSALGDCKGINRYADCHLPMDETLSRAAVDVSGRPFLVFQAEFTRDKVGDFDTELFEEWFRAFAMNAGITLHMANLYGSNNHHIAESLFKALARALKVAVAVDPRQADRIPSTKGTLGG, from the coding sequence ATGCGGCGAGCTTCGATCACGCGCAAGACCAAGGAAACCGCGATCGCGGTCGAGGTGAACCTCGACGGCACCGGGGCCTTCGACATCGCGACCGGGATCGGCTTCCTCGACCATATGCTCGAGCAGCTCGCGCGCCATTCGCTGATCGACATCACCCTCAAGGCCGAGGGCGACCTGCACATCGACATGCACCACACCACCGAGGACGCCGGTATCGCGCTCGGCCAAGCGGTGCGGTCGGCACTCGGCGACTGCAAGGGCATCAATCGCTACGCCGACTGCCACCTGCCGATGGACGAGACGCTGTCGCGCGCCGCCGTCGACGTGTCCGGTCGGCCGTTCCTGGTGTTCCAGGCCGAATTCACGCGCGACAAGGTCGGCGACTTCGACACCGAACTGTTCGAGGAATGGTTCCGCGCCTTCGCCATGAACGCCGGTATCACGCTGCACATGGCCAATCTCTATGGCTCGAACAACCATCATATCGCCGAGTCGCTGTTCAAGGCGCTCGCCCGCGCGCTGAAGGTCGCGGTCGCGGTCGATCCGCGGCAGGCCGATCGCATCCCGTCAACCAAGGGCACGCTCGGAGGCTGA
- a CDS encoding DUF1045 domain-containing protein, producing MTFNSALPSEPVVAIGTRAGNAAKAVAASTSTHPKVMTDARYALYFAPPAVDPLWSFGSAAIGYDAETGAEVAIPPVDGFSADALIAATAEPRTYGFHATLKAPFHLIEGADEAGFLSAVRAFAANVAPFEIPRLAVNAIGAFIALTPAEPCEPLQALAKHTVTILDAFRAALDPADRERRLKSPLTERQIEQLDRWGYPYVLDDFKFHMTLSGKLDDATRDRLAAAHATRYAAIDRPVTVGEIAVFMQPDRKSRFRVIERVKLGR from the coding sequence GTGACCTTCAATTCCGCCCTTCCCTCCGAGCCGGTCGTTGCGATCGGTACCCGTGCCGGCAACGCCGCGAAGGCCGTCGCCGCTTCGACTTCGACGCATCCGAAGGTCATGACCGACGCCCGTTACGCCCTCTATTTCGCGCCGCCCGCGGTCGATCCGCTCTGGTCCTTCGGTTCGGCCGCCATCGGCTACGATGCCGAGACCGGCGCCGAGGTCGCGATCCCGCCGGTCGACGGCTTCTCGGCCGATGCCCTGATCGCCGCCACCGCCGAGCCGCGCACCTACGGCTTCCACGCCACGCTGAAGGCGCCGTTTCATCTGATCGAAGGGGCCGACGAGGCCGGATTTCTGTCGGCCGTGCGGGCCTTCGCCGCCAATGTCGCGCCGTTCGAGATCCCGCGCCTCGCCGTCAACGCGATCGGCGCCTTCATCGCGCTGACGCCGGCCGAGCCCTGCGAGCCGCTGCAGGCGCTCGCCAAGCACACCGTGACGATCCTCGATGCGTTCCGGGCCGCGCTCGACCCCGCCGATCGCGAGCGGCGGCTGAAGAGCCCGCTCACCGAGCGTCAGATCGAGCAGCTCGATCGCTGGGGCTATCCTTACGTCCTCGACGACTTCAAGTTCCACATGACGCTGTCGGGCAAGCTCGACGACGCGACCCGCGACCGGCTCGCCGCGGCTCATGCGACGCGCTATGCCGCAATCGACCGGCCGGTGACGGTCGGCGAAATCGCCGTCTTCATGCAGCCGGACCGCAAGAGCCGGTTCCGGGTGATCGAACGGGTCAAGCTCGGACGCTGA
- the phaZ gene encoding polyhydroxyalkanoate depolymerase — protein MFYQLYEMNHAALGPFRAAADVTKLYFQNPLNPLSHTSYGRSMAAACEVFERSTRRYGKPEFGLKTTLVGGMRVPVTERVVWERPFCRLVHFERALPETRRHRDQKVLLVAPMSGHYSTLLRGTVEALMQRHEVYITDWVDARMVPMAAGRFDLDDYVDYIISMLHALGGDTHVIAVCQPSVPVLAAVSVMEENEDPYAPPSMILMGGPIDTRCSPTAVNKLAKEKGIEWFERNVIMKVPFPHAGFMRDVYPGFLQLGGFMSMNLDRHMTAHKDFYMHLIKGDGDSAEKHRDFYDEYLAVMDLTAEFYLQTVDNVFVKHSLPKGEMLHRDRPVRPEAIKNVALLTVEGELDDITGMGQTQAAHTLCSSIPADRRADYVQQSVGHYGVFNGSRFRAEIAPRISDFINSNARRAPAPGAWREPAAAAAPTVVKAVAEPEAAPAHVATPAPAASSRARAAKPAAPVLPKKGKVSRAGSSETSLPQ, from the coding sequence ATGTTCTACCAGCTCTACGAGATGAACCACGCCGCGCTCGGACCCTTCCGCGCCGCAGCCGACGTCACCAAGCTCTATTTCCAGAACCCGCTCAATCCGCTGTCGCACACGTCCTACGGGCGATCGATGGCGGCGGCCTGCGAGGTGTTCGAGCGCTCGACCCGGCGCTATGGCAAGCCGGAATTCGGCCTCAAGACCACGCTGGTCGGCGGCATGCGCGTACCGGTCACCGAGCGCGTCGTGTGGGAGCGGCCGTTCTGCCGGCTGGTCCACTTCGAGCGCGCGCTGCCGGAAACCCGCCGGCACCGCGATCAGAAGGTGCTGCTGGTCGCGCCGATGTCGGGGCATTATTCCACGCTGCTGCGCGGCACCGTCGAGGCGCTGATGCAGCGCCACGAGGTGTACATCACCGACTGGGTCGATGCGCGCATGGTGCCGATGGCGGCCGGTCGCTTCGATCTCGACGACTATGTCGACTACATCATCTCGATGCTGCACGCGCTCGGCGGCGACACCCATGTGATCGCGGTCTGCCAGCCCTCGGTGCCGGTGCTCGCGGCGGTCTCCGTCATGGAGGAGAACGAGGATCCCTACGCGCCGCCGTCGATGATCCTGATGGGCGGACCGATCGACACGCGCTGCTCGCCGACGGCGGTCAACAAGCTCGCCAAGGAGAAGGGCATCGAGTGGTTCGAGCGGAACGTCATCATGAAGGTGCCGTTCCCGCACGCCGGCTTCATGCGCGACGTCTATCCGGGCTTCCTGCAGCTCGGCGGCTTCATGTCGATGAACCTCGACCGCCACATGACGGCGCACAAAGACTTCTACATGCACCTGATCAAGGGTGACGGCGACTCGGCCGAGAAGCATCGCGACTTCTATGACGAGTATCTGGCCGTCATGGATCTGACGGCCGAGTTCTACCTGCAGACCGTCGACAACGTGTTCGTGAAGCACTCGCTGCCGAAGGGCGAGATGCTGCATCGCGACCGGCCGGTGCGGCCGGAGGCGATCAAGAACGTCGCGCTGCTAACGGTCGAGGGCGAACTCGACGACATCACCGGCATGGGCCAGACCCAGGCCGCGCATACGCTGTGCTCGTCGATCCCGGCCGACCGCCGTGCCGACTACGTCCAGCAGAGCGTCGGCCACTACGGCGTCTTCAACGGCTCGCGCTTCCGGGCCGAGATCGCGCCGCGCATCTCCGACTTCATCAACTCCAACGCCCGTCGCGCCCCTGCCCCGGGCGCGTGGCGCGAGCCGGCCGCGGCGGCCGCGCCGACCGTGGTGAAAGCCGTGGCCGAGCCGGAAGCGGCGCCCGCCCACGTCGCAACGCCCGCGCCGGCCGCGTCGAGCCGGGCCCGCGCGGCGAAGCCCGCCGCTCCGGTGCTGCCGAAGAAGGGCAAGGTCTCGCGGGCCGGTTCCTCGGAGACCTCGCTGCCGCAGTGA
- a CDS encoding altronate dehydratase family protein encodes MNDLSPARPATPRTVRLSAADNVVVAVDPIEAGQVSDAGVAAKARVPRGHKIATVGIAEGAPIVKFGQIIGFATQPIAPGDHVHSHNLAFQSFERDYAFTEDARDDTILPVELQATFQGFRRPNGKAGTRNYVAILSSVNCSASVARFMAEAINRSGVLADHPSIDGVIPFVHGTGCGMASSGEGFEMLKRTQWGYASNPNIAAVLLVGLGCEVFQIGRMKEEYGIVDGDHFQTMTIQDVGGTRKTIEQGVERIRAMLPLAAKARRETIPASELMLALQCGGSDGYSGITANPALGAAADLLVRHGGTAILSETPEIYGAEHLLTRRAATREIGEKLVDRIRWWEDYTGRNGGSMDNNPSPGNKAGGLTTILEKSLGAAAKGGTTTLRGVYEYAELVDAKGFVFMDTPGYDPVSATGQVAGGANVLAFTTGRGSAYGCKPTPSIKLATNSEIYRRMTDDMDINCGDVLDGVSIEEKGREIFDKVLAVASGERSRSEALGYGDNEFVPWQVGATM; translated from the coding sequence ATGAACGATCTGAGCCCCGCCCGCCCCGCGACGCCGCGCACCGTGCGCCTGAGTGCGGCCGACAATGTCGTGGTGGCGGTGGATCCGATCGAGGCCGGACAGGTCTCGGATGCCGGCGTCGCGGCGAAGGCGCGCGTGCCGCGCGGCCACAAGATCGCGACCGTCGGCATTGCGGAAGGCGCCCCGATCGTGAAGTTCGGCCAGATCATCGGCTTCGCGACGCAGCCGATCGCGCCGGGCGACCATGTCCACAGCCATAATCTCGCGTTCCAGTCCTTCGAACGCGACTATGCCTTCACCGAGGACGCCCGCGACGACACGATTCTGCCGGTCGAGCTACAGGCGACGTTCCAGGGCTTCCGGCGCCCGAACGGCAAGGCCGGCACGCGCAACTATGTCGCGATCCTGTCGAGCGTGAACTGTTCGGCCTCGGTCGCGCGGTTCATGGCCGAGGCGATCAACCGCTCCGGCGTGCTCGCCGACCATCCGAGCATCGACGGCGTCATCCCCTTCGTGCACGGCACCGGTTGCGGCATGGCATCGAGCGGCGAAGGCTTCGAGATGCTGAAGCGCACGCAATGGGGCTATGCCTCGAACCCGAACATCGCGGCGGTGCTGCTGGTCGGGCTCGGCTGCGAGGTGTTCCAGATCGGCCGCATGAAGGAAGAGTACGGCATCGTCGACGGCGATCACTTCCAGACCATGACGATCCAGGACGTCGGCGGCACGCGCAAGACCATCGAACAGGGCGTCGAGCGCATCCGCGCCATGCTGCCGCTCGCGGCCAAGGCGCGGCGCGAGACGATTCCGGCCTCGGAGCTGATGCTGGCGCTGCAATGCGGCGGCTCGGACGGCTATTCCGGCATCACGGCCAATCCGGCGCTCGGCGCGGCGGCCGACCTGCTGGTCCGCCATGGCGGTACCGCGATCCTGTCGGAGACGCCGGAGATCTACGGCGCAGAGCACCTGCTGACCCGCCGCGCCGCAACGCGCGAGATCGGCGAGAAACTGGTCGACCGGATCCGCTGGTGGGAGGATTATACCGGCCGCAACGGCGGCTCGATGGACAACAATCCCTCGCCCGGCAACAAGGCCGGCGGCCTGACCACCATTCTGGAGAAGTCGCTCGGCGCGGCCGCCAAGGGCGGCACGACGACGCTGCGCGGCGTCTACGAATATGCCGAGCTGGTCGACGCCAAGGGCTTCGTGTTCATGGATACGCCCGGCTACGACCCGGTCTCGGCGACCGGCCAGGTCGCCGGCGGCGCCAATGTGCTCGCCTTCACCACCGGGCGAGGCTCGGCCTATGGCTGCAAGCCGACCCCGTCGATCAAGCTCGCCACCAATTCCGAGATCTATCGTCGCATGACCGACGACATGGACATCAACTGCGGCGATGTGCTCGACGGGGTGTCGATCGAGGAAAAGGGCCGGGAGATCTTCGACAAGGTGCTCGCGGTCGCCTCCGGCGAGCGTTCGCGGTCGGAAGCGCTCGGTTATGGCGACAACGAGTTCGTGCCATGGCAGGTCGGCGCGACCATGTGA
- a CDS encoding DUF2852 domain-containing protein yields MNCHPIIRPGFRPLSIVLMVLGFIVFWPLGLAMLAYMIWGRRLQGFARGFRDGFAAHGPYARRREGAYAYAGFGHADGASARDNAAFEAYRAAEIERLAAERRRLDEERRAFEARAADQRRVDDRAEFDRFMAGRRRQTDVGRSSDAAPH; encoded by the coding sequence ATGAACTGCCATCCCATCATTCGACCGGGCTTCCGCCCGCTCTCGATCGTGCTGATGGTGCTCGGCTTCATCGTGTTCTGGCCGCTCGGGCTCGCGATGCTCGCCTACATGATCTGGGGCCGGCGCCTGCAGGGCTTCGCCCGCGGCTTCCGCGATGGGTTCGCCGCCCACGGTCCGTACGCCCGGCGCCGCGAAGGCGCCTATGCCTATGCCGGCTTCGGCCATGCCGACGGCGCTTCCGCGCGGGACAATGCGGCTTTCGAAGCCTATCGCGCGGCGGAGATCGAGCGGCTGGCGGCCGAGCGCCGGCGGCTCGACGAAGAGCGCCGCGCCTTCGAAGCCCGCGCCGCCGATCAGCGGCGGGTGGACGACAGGGCCGAGTTCGACCGGTTCATGGCCGGTCGTCGCCGTCAGACCGATGTCGGGCGTTCGTCCGACGCGGCGCCGCACTGA
- a CDS encoding methyl-accepting chemotaxis protein, producing the protein MLNLLRKSGSSVDSRAVAPVATDHGAAARESAAALDLAQRTVGRVREGLSRWYGHAVEQAVNLGELACLMAWSNGNVRKLTGETVAISSAVEEMARTVQNIADHSAAAQRRSGEAHQLVGSGVGRAQTAGRAMSEISEAFTGLDQRMLLLGKAIEQIGGFAKEIESISSQTKLLALNATIEAARAGEAGRGFAVVAAEVKALSEETSKTTDLIRGQLTELASVMQDMFGAMQVGGAKVRDGTEIFAAVVSDMENIRGCINDVNQGIDSITHMLGDQYIATESAAKNLSEIARLAGQNETDSKSAIDLLRDADRLVGEQINQGEREDVPGHAERRIRADVTTYKKRLAECLVGITPIEASGFANVDPMGPGYSAVVDPAVRDHAAFRALGPLRETMQREGRKVVENVARGDMGKAIEAYMAMDGAAGDAVKRLAELDRSLGRSTR; encoded by the coding sequence ATGTTGAATCTCCTGAGGAAATCCGGATCGTCTGTCGACAGCCGTGCCGTCGCGCCGGTCGCGACGGACCATGGCGCCGCGGCACGGGAGAGCGCTGCAGCGCTCGACCTCGCCCAGCGGACCGTCGGTCGCGTCCGGGAAGGACTTTCACGCTGGTACGGACACGCGGTCGAACAGGCGGTCAACCTCGGCGAACTGGCCTGCCTGATGGCATGGTCGAACGGCAACGTGCGCAAGCTCACCGGCGAGACGGTCGCGATCTCCTCGGCCGTCGAGGAGATGGCGCGCACCGTCCAGAACATCGCCGACCACAGCGCCGCCGCGCAGCGCCGCTCGGGCGAAGCGCATCAGCTCGTCGGCTCGGGTGTCGGCCGCGCCCAGACCGCCGGTCGCGCCATGTCGGAGATCTCGGAGGCTTTCACCGGCCTCGATCAGCGCATGCTGCTGCTCGGCAAGGCGATCGAGCAGATCGGCGGCTTCGCCAAGGAGATCGAGAGCATCTCCAGCCAGACCAAGCTGCTCGCGCTCAACGCCACCATCGAAGCCGCGCGCGCCGGCGAGGCCGGTCGCGGCTTCGCGGTCGTCGCGGCCGAGGTGAAGGCGCTCTCCGAGGAAACGTCGAAGACCACCGACCTGATCCGCGGCCAGCTCACCGAGCTCGCCAGCGTCATGCAGGACATGTTCGGCGCCATGCAGGTCGGCGGCGCCAAGGTGCGCGACGGAACCGAGATCTTTGCCGCCGTCGTCTCCGACATGGAGAACATCCGCGGCTGCATCAACGACGTGAACCAGGGGATCGACTCGATCACCCACATGCTCGGCGACCAGTACATCGCCACCGAATCGGCCGCCAAGAACCTCAGCGAGATCGCGCGGCTCGCCGGACAGAACGAAACCGATTCGAAGTCGGCGATCGATCTGCTGCGCGACGCCGACCGGCTGGTCGGCGAGCAGATCAACCAGGGCGAACGCGAGGACGTGCCCGGCCATGCCGAGCGCCGAATCCGCGCCGACGTCACGACCTACAAGAAGCGTCTCGCCGAATGCCTGGTCGGGATCACCCCGATCGAGGCGTCCGGCTTCGCCAATGTCGACCCGATGGGCCCCGGCTACAGCGCGGTCGTCGACCCCGCGGTGCGCGATCATGCCGCCTTCCGGGCGCTCGGACCGCTGCGCGAGACCATGCAGCGCGAAGGCCGCAAGGTGGTGGAGAACGTTGCGCGCGGCGACATGGGCAAGGCCATCGAAGCCTACATGGCAATGGACGGTGCGGCCGGCGACGCTGTGAAGCGGCTCGCCGAACTCGACCGCTCGCTCGGCCGCAGCACGCGCTGA
- the hisH gene encoding imidazole glycerol phosphate synthase subunit HisH produces the protein MTVALIDYGAGNLRSAIKGFERVAREIGRDQPIVLTTDPDVVAKADRVVLPGDGAFPFCRKGLAAIPGMDEALRDFVEHRGRPFLGICVGMQLIASRGIEHEPIDGFGWIEGEVRPIQPSDPALKVPHMGWNTMELVNPHPVLDGIALGDDGLHAYFLHSYAFETAHRADLVATADYGGPRTAIVARDNVVGTQFHPEKSQTLGLKLIGNFLKWAP, from the coding sequence GTGACCGTCGCCCTGATCGATTACGGCGCCGGCAATCTGAGGTCGGCCATCAAGGGATTCGAGCGGGTCGCCCGCGAGATCGGGCGCGACCAGCCGATCGTGCTCACGACCGATCCGGACGTGGTGGCCAAGGCCGACCGCGTCGTGCTGCCCGGCGACGGCGCGTTTCCGTTCTGCCGCAAGGGTCTCGCCGCCATCCCCGGCATGGACGAGGCGCTGCGCGACTTCGTCGAGCACCGCGGCCGTCCCTTCCTCGGCATCTGCGTCGGCATGCAGCTCATCGCCTCGCGCGGCATCGAGCACGAGCCGATCGACGGCTTCGGCTGGATCGAGGGCGAGGTGCGGCCGATCCAGCCGTCCGATCCGGCACTCAAGGTGCCGCACATGGGCTGGAACACGATGGAACTCGTGAACCCGCATCCGGTGCTCGACGGCATCGCGCTCGGCGACGACGGCCTGCACGCCTATTTCCTGCACTCCTACGCCTTCGAGACCGCCCACCGCGCCGATCTGGTCGCGACCGCCGACTATGGCGGACCGCGCACCGCGATCGTGGCGCGTGACAATGTCGTCGGAACGCAGTTCCATCCCGAGAAGAGCCAGACCCTCGGTCTGAAGCTGATCGGAAACTTCCTGAAGTGGGCGCCATGA